Proteins encoded in a region of the Deinococcus carri genome:
- a CDS encoding DUF402 domain-containing protein encodes MKRKVFDLRPWARVARHTQTVTVVPGHVIVDFTAHEVARTLDVPFGERSIRILDDGHRWVRVHPRGTGEGALGDALTVMLNAAGQPEQLYVDIHAGEGVGADGFPWIDDLYLDVVADWQPGWRATETHIIDGDELAEAVAAGLVSPTLAEAAWARARQVEEALRLGTYPPLHVVRAYLEDPYT; translated from the coding sequence GTGAAACGGAAGGTCTTCGACCTGCGCCCCTGGGCACGGGTGGCCCGCCATACGCAGACGGTGACGGTGGTGCCGGGGCACGTCATCGTGGACTTCACCGCGCACGAGGTGGCCCGGACGCTGGACGTGCCCTTCGGGGAGCGGAGCATCCGCATTCTGGACGACGGCCACCGCTGGGTCCGCGTCCACCCCAGGGGCACGGGGGAAGGCGCACTCGGGGACGCCCTCACCGTCATGCTGAACGCGGCAGGGCAGCCCGAGCAGCTTTACGTGGACATCCACGCGGGCGAGGGGGTGGGCGCAGACGGCTTTCCCTGGATCGACGACCTCTACCTCGATGTGGTTGCCGACTGGCAACCGGGCTGGCGGGCGACCGAAACGCACATCATCGACGGCGACGAGCTGGCGGAAGCGGTGGCGGCGGGCCTCGTCTCCCCCACCCTGGCAGAAGCGGCGTGGGCACGCGCCCGACAGGTGGAGGAGGCGCTGAGGCTGGGCACCTACCCGCCCTTGCACGTCGTACGGGCCTACCTGGAAGACCCGTACACCTAG
- a CDS encoding dipeptidase, which translates to MTPSQNDSARNADLTALQDRQGAEQELFELLRIPSVSADPAHAGDMTRAADFLQLKLQSLGFTARVDPTAGHPLVYAERLDAPGQPTVLIYGHYDVQPEAPLEEWVTPPFEPTVRDGRIYARGSTDDKGQAYAHVRGVELLLRAGPLPVNVKFLLEGEEEVGSPSLEAYLRDHADELRADVIVISDGSRFAPDVPTVTYGLRGLSYVEIHVQGANRDLHSGSYGGAAPNPINALCEIITRLKDEQGRVTIPGFYDGVEELTPEEREMWAGLPHSDEEFAASIGVSDLPGEAGYSTLERLWARPTLDVNGIWGGYQGEGSKTVIAAKAGAKVSMRLVPGQDPERITRLVQDYVPTLAPRGVQVEVRALHGGQPVKVDLDSPFIQAADRALTRVYGKPAAFGRTGGSIPIVADFRRILGAPVLLVDFGLNEDAPHSPNESFALEDYHNGILTSAYLLQELGLQEIGE; encoded by the coding sequence ATGACCCCCTCCCAGAACGACTCAGCCCGGAATGCCGACCTGACCGCCCTGCAAGACCGCCAGGGGGCCGAGCAGGAACTGTTCGAGCTGCTGCGGATTCCCAGCGTGAGCGCCGATCCGGCCCACGCGGGGGACATGACGCGGGCGGCGGACTTCCTGCAACTCAAGCTGCAAAGCCTCGGTTTCACGGCGCGGGTGGACCCGACCGCCGGGCATCCGCTGGTGTACGCCGAACGACTGGACGCCCCCGGCCAGCCCACCGTGCTGATCTACGGCCACTACGACGTGCAGCCCGAAGCGCCGCTGGAGGAGTGGGTCACGCCCCCCTTCGAGCCGACCGTGCGGGACGGGCGCATCTACGCGCGCGGCTCCACCGACGACAAGGGCCAGGCCTACGCCCACGTGCGCGGCGTGGAACTGCTGCTGCGGGCCGGGCCGCTGCCCGTGAACGTCAAATTCCTGCTCGAAGGCGAGGAGGAGGTGGGCAGCCCCAGCCTGGAAGCGTACCTGCGTGACCATGCGGACGAACTCAGGGCCGACGTGATCGTGATTTCCGACGGCAGCCGCTTCGCGCCGGACGTGCCCACCGTCACCTACGGGCTGCGCGGGCTGAGCTACGTGGAGATTCACGTGCAGGGCGCGAACCGTGACCTCCACTCGGGAAGCTACGGCGGGGCCGCGCCCAACCCCATCAACGCGCTGTGCGAGATCATCACCCGGCTCAAGGACGAGCAGGGCCGCGTGACCATCCCCGGCTTCTATGACGGCGTGGAGGAGCTGACGCCCGAGGAGCGCGAGATGTGGGCGGGGCTCCCGCACTCCGACGAGGAGTTCGCCGCCTCCATCGGCGTGTCCGACCTGCCCGGCGAGGCGGGGTACTCCACGCTGGAACGCCTGTGGGCGCGGCCCACGCTGGACGTGAACGGCATCTGGGGCGGCTACCAGGGCGAGGGCAGCAAGACCGTGATCGCGGCGAAGGCCGGGGCGAAGGTGTCCATGCGCCTGGTGCCCGGCCAGGACCCCGAGCGCATCACCCGGCTGGTGCAGGACTACGTGCCCACCCTCGCCCCGCGTGGCGTGCAGGTGGAGGTCAGGGCGCTGCACGGCGGCCAGCCCGTGAAGGTGGACCTCGACTCGCCCTTCATCCAGGCCGCTGACCGCGCCCTGACGCGCGTGTACGGCAAGCCCGCCGCCTTCGGGCGCACGGGCGGCAGCATCCCCATCGTCGCGGACTTCCGCCGCATCCTGGGCGCGCCCGTCCTGCTGGTGGACTTCGGCCTCAACGAGGACGCCCCCCACTCGCCCAACGAGAGCTTCGCGCTGGAGGATTACCACAATGGGATTCTGACGAGTGCGTACCTGTTGCAAGAGTTGGGGCTTCAGGAGATTGGGGAGTGA
- a CDS encoding MFS transporter, with protein sequence MSAETRPPVAAPALPLGRLAPLYVAQALATGATTVSTVLASLIMSGLGRESLSGLPSTLISTSAALSAGLFGALMLRSGRRLGLGLAFMLGACGAALGFLGARAGITPLFLLGAALMGGAQGGYQQARYAAAESVPDARRGTALGLLMLMSVLGAFLMTGFSGAVEGLGARLGTSAEVAGWLVGGGLLGLAALLMGLWTPVAPPVRARAGARLSVRDAFAMPGVRSTALALATAQGLMVTLMSLTPLRAHHLGMEHGSVAALISGHIAGMFGFGWLTGPLIDRLGLRVGYVGGALLLMAAALTALLPGAAWLGVSMFLLGLGWNLVFVAGSKALSRFPAAQGVTDGLGYITAGAGTLLGGLIIARAGFPVLASACAVLALLPLVSAWRSR encoded by the coding sequence GTGAGTGCCGAAACCCGCCCGCCTGTTGCCGCCCCCGCCCTGCCGCTGGGGCGGCTCGCTCCGCTGTACGTCGCGCAGGCCCTCGCCACCGGGGCCACGACGGTCAGCACTGTCCTCGCCAGCCTGATCATGAGCGGCCTGGGCCGCGAGAGCCTCTCGGGCCTGCCCAGCACCCTTATCAGCACGTCGGCGGCCCTGTCTGCCGGGTTGTTCGGCGCGCTGATGCTGCGCTCGGGCCGCCGCCTGGGGTTGGGGCTGGCCTTCATGCTGGGGGCGTGCGGGGCAGCGCTGGGCTTTCTGGGAGCGCGGGCCGGCATCACGCCCCTCTTTCTGCTGGGCGCGGCGCTGATGGGCGGGGCGCAGGGCGGCTACCAGCAGGCCCGGTATGCCGCCGCCGAGAGTGTGCCCGACGCGAGGCGCGGCACGGCCCTGGGCCTGCTGATGCTGATGAGCGTCCTGGGGGCGTTCCTGATGACGGGCTTCTCCGGCGCGGTGGAGGGCCTGGGCGCGCGCCTGGGTACCTCCGCCGAGGTCGCCGGTTGGCTGGTGGGAGGCGGGCTGCTGGGCCTCGCGGCGCTGCTGATGGGGCTGTGGACCCCCGTGGCTCCGCCGGTCCGGGCGCGAGCCGGGGCGCGGCTCTCGGTCAGGGACGCTTTTGCCATGCCGGGCGTGCGTTCCACTGCCCTGGCCCTCGCCACCGCGCAGGGCCTGATGGTTACGCTGATGAGCCTCACGCCGCTGCGGGCGCATCACCTGGGCATGGAACACGGGAGCGTGGCGGCCCTAATCTCGGGGCATATCGCCGGGATGTTCGGCTTCGGCTGGCTGACCGGGCCGCTGATCGACCGTCTGGGTTTGCGGGTGGGGTACGTGGGGGGCGCGCTGCTGCTGATGGCGGCGGCCCTCACCGCCCTGCTGCCGGGGGCCGCGTGGCTGGGTGTCAGCATGTTCCTGCTGGGGCTGGGCTGGAACCTCGTCTTTGTGGCGGGCAGCAAGGCCCTCTCCCGCTTTCCCGCTGCCCAGGGTGTTACCGATGGTCTGGGGTACATCACGGCGGGCGCGGGCACCCTGCTGGGCGGCCTGATCATCGCCCGCGCGGGCTTCCCGGTCCTGGCCTCGGCCTGCGCCGTGCTGGCGCTGCTGCCGCTGGTGAGCGCGTGGAGAAGCAGGTGA
- a CDS encoding phosphoribosylglycinamide formyltransferase, whose amino-acid sequence MRLGFLASHGGSAARFLTAACRDGRLGAVPVALASNNSASPALAWAREAGLRAAHLSGAKYPDPDALDAAILAFLQEAGADTLVLSGYMKALGLRVLSAYAGRLVNIHPSLLPRHGGRGMYGDRVHEAVLASGDVESGATVHLVTAGIDEGPVLGQVRVPVLPGDTLATLKARVQATEGELLLGALRELA is encoded by the coding sequence ATGCGCCTAGGCTTCCTCGCCTCCCACGGCGGCAGCGCCGCGCGCTTTCTGACGGCAGCTTGCCGGGATGGGCGGCTGGGTGCCGTGCCCGTGGCCCTCGCCAGCAACAACAGCGCCAGTCCCGCGCTGGCCTGGGCGCGGGAGGCCGGGCTGCGGGCCGCGCACCTCAGCGGGGCAAAGTACCCGGACCCGGACGCGCTGGACGCCGCCATCCTGGCCTTCTTGCAGGAGGCGGGCGCGGACACGCTGGTCCTCAGCGGCTACATGAAGGCGCTGGGGCTGCGCGTGCTTTCGGCCTACGCCGGGCGGCTGGTGAACATCCACCCCAGCCTGCTGCCCCGGCACGGCGGGCGCGGCATGTACGGCGACCGGGTGCATGAGGCGGTGCTGGCGTCGGGCGACGTGGAATCCGGCGCGACCGTCCACCTCGTCACCGCGGGCATCGACGAGGGGCCGGTGCTGGGGCAGGTGCGCGTGCCGGTCCTGCCGGGCGACACCCTCGCCACCCTCAAGGCGCGCGTGCAGGCCACCGAGGGCGAGTTGCTGCTGGGAGCCTTGCGGGAGCTGGCGTGA
- a CDS encoding cobalamin B12-binding domain-containing protein: MEDRRIRVLIAKPGMDGHDRGAKVVARALRDAGMEVVYTGLRQTAEMIVNAALQEDVDAIGLSVLSGAHMHYFREVMGLLRERGAEDIIVFGGGIIPDQDLPKLEELGVGKVFTPGASTEDAAEYLRAAVTQRWAAQGS, encoded by the coding sequence ATGGAAGACCGCCGCATCAGGGTGCTGATTGCCAAGCCCGGTATGGACGGCCACGACCGGGGCGCGAAGGTGGTGGCGCGGGCGCTGCGCGACGCCGGGATGGAAGTGGTGTACACGGGCCTGCGCCAGACCGCCGAGATGATCGTGAACGCCGCGCTTCAGGAGGACGTGGACGCCATCGGCCTCAGCGTGCTGTCGGGCGCGCACATGCACTATTTCCGCGAGGTGATGGGCCTGCTGCGCGAGCGCGGCGCGGAAGACATCATCGTGTTCGGCGGGGGCATCATCCCCGACCAGGACCTGCCCAAGCTGGAGGAACTGGGCGTCGGCAAGGTCTTCACACCGGGGGCCAGCACCGAGGACGCCGCCGAGTACCTCAGGGCGGCGGTGACGCAACGCTGGGCCGCGCAGGGCAGTTGA